The following are from one region of the Acidobacteriota bacterium genome:
- a CDS encoding cyclic nucleotide-binding domain-containing protein, whose product MNRKLMLSKDALLWEAGDPARNIAVLDQGKLGVRGEKGLIGLIAPKMILGETAILTLEGQSPRRTATVYALEDNTIVTEYSATLVKQLFDSGDPTITPMIFNTLIGQMGKHCILIVSANKSYPVIQAAMGDLLKGIAQSAKQLDSIRTWDAFMRTFRFMCSMRDNLSELSNSYLAGSSSQSEMVDRASTMIKEMLTEKEQTLVPQIEDFLKAERQRDDWLER is encoded by the coding sequence ATGAATCGAAAGTTGATGCTCTCAAAAGACGCGTTACTGTGGGAAGCTGGCGACCCGGCCCGCAATATTGCCGTGTTGGACCAGGGAAAACTTGGAGTTCGCGGGGAAAAAGGGCTTATTGGGTTGATCGCCCCCAAAATGATTTTGGGAGAAACCGCCATCCTGACCCTTGAAGGCCAGTCTCCGCGCCGAACAGCAACCGTGTATGCCCTCGAAGACAACACCATCGTGACTGAGTATTCCGCCACGCTGGTCAAACAGCTTTTTGATTCGGGCGATCCAACCATCACCCCGATGATTTTCAACACTCTGATTGGCCAGATGGGCAAACACTGCATCCTGATTGTTTCCGCTAACAAAAGCTACCCGGTGATTCAAGCCGCGATGGGAGATTTACTCAAAGGCATTGCACAATCAGCCAAGCAGCTTGATTCAATCCGAACCTGGGATGCCTTTATGCGGACCTTCCGCTTTATGTGCTCCATGCGTGACAACCTGAGCGAACTCAGCAATAGCTATCTGGCTGGGAGTTCAAGCCAGAGTGAAATGGTTGATCGAGCCTCGACCATGATCAAAGAAATGCTCACGGAAAAAGAACAAACCCTGGTGCCACAGATTGAAGATTTTCTCAAAGCCGAACGCCAGCGGGATGACTGGCTCGAACGATAA
- a CDS encoding FHA domain-containing protein — protein MPYLILNPGAADNKIFTIKEGNNFLGRARENDIVVLHPSLSRQHARIDLIGDHAAIMDLQSRNGTFVNGSKIQQCELHDRDQIRCGDAALIFVQGLMNFAQQDHNIVKQMSPDATRIIMKDLLFEETAKIQAGALKIRTEVSEDRARDKLQILLKVSELLSSPEDIDRLLNKILDLLFQIMDVDRAALLLVDDDTGDLELKAIKVTARETTQFYSRFILNYVLEHGVGVLSSDARLDPRFEKAHSIVQQSIRSLICVPLKPRDKVTGVLYVDNLSTSNLYTEEELEFLTGFATQAAIAIDNSKLYKRIESEAVLRNNFMRFFPPKVVQEIAHAQHLILGAIETEITALFSDISSFTEMSARMEPREIVDLLNAYFPHMAEIVFRYDGTLEKYIGDALMAIWGAPFQHPDDPSRAVRAAIEMQYAVKRFNAEWGTPRGMEIQIHIGLNTGKVAAGNIGSKDYIQYATIGDTTNVTSRICGVAQSHEIMISESTRLKLNDPLIPLEKIDPVKVKGKDEPLQLYRVLWEEVSLEMLEEHLGQTRQADDSSGFSKG, from the coding sequence ATGCCTTATTTGATTCTCAACCCCGGTGCGGCAGACAATAAAATCTTTACTATCAAGGAAGGAAACAACTTTCTTGGGCGTGCACGTGAGAATGATATTGTGGTACTCCATCCGAGTTTATCGCGCCAGCATGCCCGCATTGACCTGATTGGTGACCACGCGGCGATTATGGACTTGCAGAGCCGCAACGGCACGTTTGTCAACGGGTCAAAAATCCAGCAGTGTGAGTTGCATGACAGAGATCAAATCCGATGTGGAGATGCCGCGCTGATATTTGTGCAAGGGTTGATGAATTTTGCACAGCAGGACCACAACATCGTGAAGCAGATGTCGCCTGATGCCACCCGGATCATCATGAAAGACCTGCTGTTTGAGGAAACCGCTAAAATTCAGGCCGGCGCTTTGAAAATTCGAACTGAGGTCAGTGAGGACCGGGCCCGCGACAAACTGCAAATTCTGCTCAAAGTCAGCGAACTGCTTTCTTCGCCTGAAGATATTGACCGACTCCTGAATAAAATCCTTGATCTGCTGTTTCAAATTATGGATGTGGACCGGGCCGCCCTGTTGCTAGTGGACGATGATACGGGCGACCTCGAACTCAAAGCGATCAAAGTCACTGCGCGTGAGACCACCCAGTTTTACAGTCGGTTTATCCTCAATTATGTACTCGAACATGGCGTCGGCGTGCTGTCATCAGATGCCCGACTTGATCCACGCTTTGAAAAAGCCCATTCGATTGTGCAGCAGTCAATCCGGTCGTTGATTTGTGTGCCGCTCAAGCCCCGCGATAAAGTAACCGGGGTGCTTTACGTAGACAATCTGTCTACCTCAAATTTATACACCGAAGAAGAGCTTGAGTTTCTGACCGGGTTTGCTACCCAGGCGGCAATTGCGATTGATAATTCCAAATTGTACAAACGGATTGAATCCGAAGCCGTGCTGCGCAACAACTTTATGCGGTTTTTCCCACCCAAGGTTGTGCAGGAAATTGCGCATGCCCAGCACTTGATTTTAGGAGCGATTGAAACCGAGATCACCGCCTTATTTTCTGACATCAGTAGCTTTACCGAGATGTCAGCTCGCATGGAACCGCGTGAAATTGTTGACTTGCTCAATGCCTATTTCCCACACATGGCCGAAATTGTCTTCCGCTATGACGGCACGCTTGAAAAATACATTGGCGATGCGTTGATGGCGATTTGGGGAGCGCCATTTCAACATCCGGATGATCCCTCACGCGCTGTTCGGGCAGCGATTGAAATGCAGTATGCCGTGAAGCGGTTTAATGCCGAATGGGGAACCCCACGCGGGATGGAGATTCAAATCCACATTGGGCTCAACACGGGCAAGGTTGCTGCCGGCAATATCGGCTCCAAAGACTATATTCAGTATGCCACTATCGGCGACACGACCAACGTTACCAGTCGCATTTGCGGCGTCGCTCAAAGTCACGAAATCATGATTTCAGAAAGCACCCGCCTCAAACTCAACGACCCATTGATTCCGCTTGAAAAAATTGATCCGGTCAAAGTCAAAGGCAAAGACGAGCCGCTGCAACTGTACCGGGTATTGTGGGAAGAAGTCAGTCTTGAAATGTTGGAAGAGCATCTGGGACAAACCCGGCAAGCTGATGATAGTTCAGGGTTTTCGAAAGGATGA
- a CDS encoding protein-L-isoaspartate(D-aspartate) O-methyltransferase, which translates to MASDFPIKKEFIADVRFARARERMVVLLRERGISNEAVLKAMGTIPRELFLDPALSAESYGDHALPILAGQTISQPYIVARMTELLEPSPAKRVLEIGAGSGYQTAILSLVVGKVFSIERIAALARLAQSRLQKLGIYNAAVKCFDGTVGWSQFAPYDGILVAAAGPEIPQPLMDQLVEGGHLVLPVGDDNVQRLIRVTRTPDGFRQEDHGGVKFVPLIGRHGHPE; encoded by the coding sequence ATGGCTTCTGATTTTCCAATCAAAAAAGAATTTATCGCCGATGTTCGATTTGCTCGAGCGCGCGAGCGAATGGTGGTGCTCCTGCGCGAACGCGGCATTTCCAACGAAGCGGTTCTCAAAGCCATGGGAACAATTCCGAGGGAACTGTTTTTAGACCCAGCACTATCAGCCGAAAGTTACGGAGATCATGCATTGCCGATCCTGGCCGGCCAGACCATCTCCCAACCCTACATTGTAGCTCGAATGACCGAGCTTCTGGAGCCATCGCCTGCCAAACGCGTGCTTGAAATCGGCGCCGGGTCAGGCTATCAAACCGCCATTTTGAGCCTGGTGGTTGGAAAAGTCTTTTCCATTGAACGAATTGCAGCCCTTGCTCGACTTGCTCAGTCAAGATTGCAAAAACTTGGAATCTATAATGCCGCGGTGAAATGTTTTGATGGGACGGTCGGATGGAGCCAGTTTGCGCCATATGATGGCATTCTGGTGGCAGCCGCTGGGCCGGAAATCCCCCAACCCCTGATGGATCAACTTGTGGAAGGTGGCCACCTGGTTTTACCAGTCGGAGATGACAACGTTCAGCGGTTGATTCGCGTGACCCGAACCCCAGATGGCTTCCGGCAGGAAGACCACGGCGGCGTCAAATTTGTGCCGCTCATTGGTCGCCATGGCCATCCGGAGTAA
- a CDS encoding right-handed parallel beta-helix repeat-containing protein — MEIAANQVPQDDPNPHQWNSMEDLLQQAELSGLNEAEIDQLGFATFCQYHQLWGSFPARREVVRNKVQEFHHTLNNHSILQQPATGTIAPFLSETEYNAFPEIEVTNTEDIGPGSLREAIAKAETMNGSRIVFKLRPDVGNYNPQTGVWTIEMRSILYVRASRTLIDGFSQARFGGETNPNGPEIMILSGTTTKGSLSTDQGSLFISSIWYLFSTSQTWVRGFNFNSPREQARQALGAIGIGHTSGTGNGYASGNKITDCWIGLNSDGESVFSEWGDWAITFDQGTRNNLIENNLITYLSFPIYFFGTNNPSTAIGNTIRGNYIGTNKSGTKRLQNFRSFTGVSGGTAPTAITFRNGSRENIFEDNIIAGSQSGGIGSFNHFDQDASGGNIIRRNRVGVGVNGENIAPVVPPDNVPTLNQDNGAFAIGISGAQNDIIEDNIVGNFKLGGIKVQNWAGTTTTQTTRVANNRIFNTNFGVQIVGTRFRTEVVGNQLENCRSGVTVSEVPFDVQIGYHGNLRKRTYETRNVNIQQNTFTTVSNPLIALVEDAKTVSDGLWQPNTATSRQPRETNELLPTPRLTSAIRQTDGTILIEGSAVEPGMLEVYSQGMPLAQLPIAAGQTSRFTLSLPASVGNGKTTLAAALISGATSETSEVSSAIPITNVPPPDDQVVPTVTVTSPATGLVVESRPNAQVAVIWQSSDNVGVTGHWIKLNATRNGTPFEETLAAGLPGTATSFTLRRKRCLFPGSAHHFGDGCRLQCRQWPIRHFFGGCSAAARFSQAHGFPSHPLQSQSQTQERPERDHFLALNR, encoded by the coding sequence ATGGAGATAGCTGCCAACCAGGTACCTCAGGATGATCCCAATCCTCATCAATGGAATTCAATGGAAGACTTGTTGCAGCAGGCTGAATTATCTGGGTTGAATGAAGCTGAAATTGACCAGCTTGGGTTTGCTACATTCTGTCAATACCATCAGCTTTGGGGAAGCTTTCCAGCACGTCGGGAAGTTGTTAGAAACAAAGTACAAGAGTTTCATCACACATTAAACAACCATTCCATCTTACAACAACCTGCCACAGGCACAATTGCTCCCTTCCTCTCAGAAACAGAGTACAACGCTTTCCCAGAAATTGAGGTAACTAATACCGAGGACATTGGACCTGGAAGTTTACGTGAGGCAATAGCCAAAGCCGAAACCATGAATGGCAGTCGGATTGTGTTTAAGCTCAGACCTGATGTAGGCAACTACAACCCTCAAACCGGTGTCTGGACCATTGAAATGAGATCAATTCTCTATGTCCGAGCCAGTCGAACGCTAATTGATGGTTTTTCACAAGCCAGATTTGGAGGAGAAACGAACCCTAATGGTCCTGAAATCATGATCTTGAGTGGAACAACTACTAAAGGCTCTCTCTCAACTGATCAGGGTAGCCTGTTTATCAGTTCAATCTGGTATTTGTTTAGTACCTCACAAACTTGGGTCCGCGGATTCAACTTTAATTCGCCAAGAGAACAAGCCAGACAAGCACTTGGAGCCATAGGAATTGGTCACACAAGTGGTACTGGAAATGGGTATGCTTCGGGAAACAAGATTACAGACTGTTGGATTGGATTAAACTCTGATGGAGAATCCGTATTCAGTGAATGGGGAGATTGGGCAATTACTTTTGATCAGGGAACAAGAAACAACTTGATCGAAAACAATCTGATAACCTACTTGAGTTTTCCAATCTATTTTTTTGGCACGAATAATCCTAGCACCGCAATTGGAAATACTATTCGAGGAAACTATATTGGAACCAATAAATCGGGCACAAAACGACTTCAAAACTTTCGATCTTTTACTGGTGTTTCTGGTGGGACTGCCCCAACCGCCATCACCTTTCGGAATGGTTCGCGAGAGAATATTTTTGAGGACAACATCATTGCCGGTTCCCAGAGTGGCGGGATTGGATCATTCAACCATTTCGACCAGGATGCGTCAGGTGGGAACATCATCCGGCGGAATCGGGTTGGAGTTGGGGTCAATGGTGAAAATATCGCCCCGGTTGTGCCTCCTGACAATGTCCCAACCTTGAATCAGGACAACGGCGCGTTTGCCATCGGCATTTCCGGTGCTCAAAACGACATCATTGAAGACAACATCGTCGGCAATTTCAAACTCGGCGGGATCAAAGTCCAGAACTGGGCTGGGACCACCACCACTCAAACCACCCGTGTCGCCAATAACCGCATTTTCAACACCAATTTTGGCGTTCAAATCGTTGGGACTCGTTTCAGAACTGAAGTTGTCGGCAACCAACTAGAAAACTGCCGAAGCGGTGTCACCGTGAGCGAAGTTCCCTTTGATGTTCAAATCGGCTACCACGGGAATCTTCGGAAACGAACCTACGAAACCCGCAATGTCAATATTCAGCAAAATACCTTCACCACTGTCTCCAACCCATTGATTGCGCTGGTTGAAGACGCCAAAACCGTTAGTGACGGGTTATGGCAGCCTAATACTGCCACTTCACGCCAACCACGCGAAACCAACGAACTCCTCCCCACGCCGCGCCTGACGTCGGCCATCAGGCAAACGGATGGGACGATTTTGATTGAAGGCAGCGCGGTCGAACCTGGGATGCTTGAAGTTTACAGCCAGGGGATGCCACTTGCTCAGCTCCCGATTGCCGCGGGCCAGACCAGCCGGTTTACCCTGAGCCTTCCCGCTTCGGTCGGAAATGGGAAAACCACGCTCGCGGCGGCACTTATCTCCGGAGCAACCAGTGAAACTTCTGAAGTCTCGTCAGCCATTCCAATCACGAATGTGCCTCCGCCGGACGATCAGGTAGTGCCGACCGTAACGGTAACCTCTCCAGCCACCGGGCTGGTGGTTGAATCCCGTCCCAATGCCCAGGTTGCCGTTATCTGGCAATCTTCTGACAATGTTGGAGTGACTGGCCACTGGATCAAACTCAACGCGACTCGCAACGGCACTCCGTTTGAAGAAACTCTCGCGGCTGGTCTGCCCGGAACGGCCACCAGCTTCACACTCCGCCGAAAACGATGTCTATTCCCAGGCTCAGCTCACCATTTCGGCGACGGATGCCGCCTGCAATGTCGGCAATGGCCAATCCGGCACTTTTTCGGTGGTTGCTCCGCCGCCGCCAGATTCAGTCAAGCCCACGGTTTCCCAAGTCACCCTCTCCAAAGCCAAAGTCAAACGCAAGAAAGACCCGAACGTGACCATTTCCTGGCGCTCAACCGATAA